AGACAACGGCATTGATCTACTGCTTGAAACCTGTCAGACCGCGATTACCGCTACGCCCAACAGCCTCTCCATCAATTATCACAGCGCACCCGTCCACGCTTCCGCTACTCTTGATATTCAGACCTCCAACAAGGCTTTTTTACTGCCGCGCTTAAGCGCCAATCAAATCAGCACGCTGACACAACCTACCGCCGGCTCTTTGGTATTTGATCATTCCAACGCCTGCGTCCGGCTATACAACGGCAACGATTGGCGCTGCCTGAGTAAAACCGCTTTAGTTACAGAAACTGCGACCGGTACGGCCTTCCCCCAAAAGCCCCCAACAACGTCGAGTGCCCGGAGCGCAGCGACCTCTTTCTGCATTCCTTCCAATGCAACGGGCTGCTCCGATGAGGATGGATTGAACAGCTTCATTCTTAACGGGATTACGTTAAGCAGTGCTTCCGGCTGTGGCTCCGCCAACGGTTACAGTTATTTCGCATCACCAACGGTCTATCTGGTCAAAGGCAGAACCTATCCTTTCTCGCTCACTACGATGTATTATCCTCAAGGCATCGCACTATGGCTTGATGCCAATAGGGACTCAACCTTCACGCATCCGGGAGAGCGGCTGTTCCTTACGCCGTCGCCGGTCAACGGAACTGTTACAGGCACCCTTACCATTCCCGCCAACGCTGCCACCGGCACCATGCGGCTGCGCATTCGTACCCGTTATAATGAAACAACTTTGGCTCCCTGCGATACTTATATTTGGGGCGAAACGGAAGATTATGTCGTCACTATTTTAGATGCAGGCACTTATACCTTTACAGATTTGGGGGGAGCTGCACAGGTTTGCCTGGGCCAGGCGCTTACGATTCCTTTCACTGCATTGGGTACTTTTACCGGCAGTAATGTGTTTACCGCTGAACTTTCCAACAGTACCGGAAGCTTTGCTTCCCCACTCCCCATCGGAACGGTAGCCGGTACGGTCGCCACACCGATTGCGGCAACGGTTCCTGCCAATATTTCTCCCGGCAACGGTTACAAAATCAGAGTAACGAGCAACAGCCCGGCCACAACGGTGAGTTTTCCCGCCAACGACACCATGATCCTTTCCGGGTGTGTCGCCGTAACCAACCAGGACAGTCGGGGTGTATCCGTAAACTATGATGGCAGTAATATACATTCGTCGGCTGCTATGGAATTGAATGTCAACAACAAAGCGTTTCTCCTGCCGCGACTCACAAACGTACAGATCCCGGCTTTAGCAAGTCCGGCTACGGGGCTTTTGGTCTATGACCTTACCGATAACTGTCTTCGGGTATACGACGGCACTCAGTGGAACTGTTTACAGACCGAAACGGTGCCGGCCCCCATTATGAAAGCATCCCAAACTGCCGCCTCGGGTAATACTGTAAGTCAGCATATTATGAGTACAGGCGGATTACTGCTCTCAGAATCAGGAACGGGCGTCATTGCGCCTGCGGCCATTGCCGAAGTAAGAGGTAACCGAGGCGTATTGCTCCCACGCCTGAAAACCCTTCAACGACAGGCCATCACCAACCCAACGGCAGGCATGATGATCTATAATACTGATAAAGCTACCCTTGAATATTTCGACGGAAGTACGTGGATAAAAATCAGAAAATAAGAGGCCTAAGCAGGCAAATGTAAAGAGGGCAGACGTAAAGCCTGCCCCTACTTTTCTAAATCCAATACGGCAGAATACAGATCTATACCCGGCGCCCAGTAATCGGGTTGGTGCGAAAGAAGCGTAAAGCCCAATTTCTCATAAAAGCCAAACGAATGCTGTGAGGTTTCCACCAAAATAGTTTTGGCTTCACCCGACGCCTTTATTTGATCGATCCGGTAGGTAGCTAATGCTTTTCCGACGCCCGTTCCCTGGGCATCGGGATGCAGGAACGCCCACGAAAGCCCCCCCTGATGATCGGAAGAGCGAATCCAATACCCTCCGCCGCCTACGATTTGGTTATCTACCAAGGCTACCACATAATCGTCGCCGAAAATGTCGAGATAATCCAAAAAATCACCCAATTCTTCGGGAGCGAAATATTTGGGGGTATTCAATAAAAAGATTTCCTTCAGGACAGTGCGGTCACTGAGTTCATAGGTGCGAAAGGTTATATCCATCATTCAACCGGTTAATCCATGTATTCCGAAACTTTCCACGTTTACCACTTTAATGCCCAAACCCATTGATTTACAAACGCTAAACGTGGGAAGTTTCGCTAATCTCTTTTTGATACGTAACAAACGGCAAAAAAAGTGCCGGGTTACTCGATTTCAACCACGACATCCTTCGAAAGCGGATGCGCCACGCAGGTCAGGATGTAGCCGGCGGCCAATTCTGACTTGGTCAATCCATCGTCTTCGTCGAGGTGAACTTTGCCCGACGTACATTTGCCCATACAGGCCGTACACATCCCCGCCTGACACGAATAGGGCAGGTCAATATCAAGTTCCAATGCCGCTTCCAGAATCGTTTGGTGCGGCTCTACCGTAAATTTATATTCGCTTCCTTCGTACAACACCGTAATTTCCTGCGCTTTCAGGCTGCCGTCGTCTTCCTGCTCCACTACTTCTCCTACCGTGTGCGCCGTGCCGAAACTTTCTTTATGCACCTTCTCCTCCGGTACGTTCAATAACGCCAACGCCTCTTTGGCTTCTGCCATCATTCCGTCAGGGCCGCACAGATAGTACTCAGCGGCGGTGGGTACGAAGTCTTCCACTTCTTCCAACAGCTTCAAAATATGCGGGCGATTCAATCTTCCTTCATGGCCGGCCCAGCCATTTGCCGGTTGGCTAAGGGTATATTTTAAGACAAACCGCGCGCCGAACTGCTGCGTCATTTCGGCCAGTTGAGCCCTGAAAATAATCGAAGCTTCGTCGCGGTTACCGTACAGCAGGATGACCCGGCTCTCGGCTTCTATTTTCAACAGCGATTTGGCAATCGACATCAACGGCGTAATGCCGCTCCCCGCACCTATCAACACCACAGTGCGGGCATTGCGGGCATCGGGCTCCACCATGAAGTGGCCCATCGGCTCTATCACCTCAATGAAATCGTCTGCTTTCACGTGATCAATGAGCCAATTGGAAACCAAACCTCCCGGCACTCTTTTGACCGTCACGGCGGGAGCCGTATCGGTATGCGGCGAACTGCTCATGGAGTACGAACGTCGTACTTTCTGACCGTCGACCGTCACCAGCAGGGTCAGAAACTGCCCCGGCTTATATTTGATCATTTCACTCAACGGATGCCAAAAAGCGATCGTCACCGCTTCTTCCGTTTCTTTTATGACTTCTTTTACTTTCAGATGGTAATACTTTATTGACATATGTATATGATAAAAGCTCTCATTTTTTAACCCACAAAGTTACAATTTGTTTTCTCAACACCCTTTAATAGTTTCAATTACCGATGCAGGAATCGTTGCTTCCCTGAAACTTTTACTTTCTCGAATTGGTTTTCAGGGATAGCAAATGTTGATTTTATTATTCTGAAATATAAGATACAATGGTAACGGTAACGGATAAAGCAAAAGACAAGATCTTTGAATTGCGCAAAGAAGAAGGCAGACCCGAAGACAGCCACATCCGCGTTGGCGTGGTAGGGGGCGGTTGCTCAGGCCTGATGTATAACCTCGAATTTGACTCTGAAAAACAACCGACCGATATGGAGTTTGTAGATAAGGGCGTCAAAATCGTAGTCGACAAAAAAAGTATCCTCTACCTGGCAGGCACCGTGTTGGACTTCTCAGACGGACTCAACGGCAAAGGCTTCCAATTTGTAAACCCCAACGCCAGCCGCACCTGCGGTTGCGGTGAGAGCTTTGCCGTATAGCTTTTTCAAACATACATTCAACAAAAAAGACGCCGATAACTCAACGTCTTTTTTGTTTATCAATACATTTAAAAACCGGAAGCGGTCAGTGCGGACACCGACCACGGCAAAAAACTTTACACTTTTCCCTTTAACCCCTACATTCCTTTAGACTTCACCAAAGAGATTCATTTCAATAAACTCATTCCTAAACTTACCCTCCGGATCGTGTTTTGCCATCAGGGCTTTGAATTCGGGCAATTTTTCGATCCTTGATTGCAATACGGAAGGTTTCAACGTAAACAGCTTTCCCCAGTGCGGCCGTGGATGAAAGGGGGCCAGGGCTTCTTCAATGAGCGGCAATAATTGCATCACTTCCGGAATCTCCTGTTTCCACGTAAAGTGAAAGGCCACGCACGTTTTTTTGTAAAAAGGACTCATAAACAGATCATCGGCGGCAATGGCCCGTATTTCCGAGATCATCAAATGAGGAGATACTTTTTCGTGGAGTTTTTCAATCGCCATAAACCCCTCATACGCGTGTTCAAAGGCAATAAAATATTCCGACTGCAATTCTTTGCCGCTGCTGGGCGTGAAACCCATTTTAAAATGCGGCATCCGCTCGTACCACGGCCCTTCCACCCCCATTTGGTCGGTACAATTGATGGGATCCAACGCTTCGATGGGATGGAGGTTTTTGGTCGCCAAGGTTGCGCCAAAGTACTCGGGAGCGATTTCTTTCATCTCCTCCGCTTTGCTTTTTATCCATACTTCGCTTACATTTTTGTTGGTCCAATCGGTAAATAAACTCACGCTGTACCCACCCGACATGATGGCTTCAAAATTCTTTTCCAGTGCAGCCATCGGCAGATTTTGATACACTACCTGCTTCATTTTAAATGTAGGCTGCAAGTCAAGTGTCATTTTGGTGACAATACCGATGGCTCCCAAACCAACCATGGCTGTCAGGAATTCATCACCATCTTTCTCACGCGACAGATTTACCACTTCCCCTTTTCCATTGACCAATTCCATTGCAGAAACCGCCGTAGCCAAACTTCCGTTTTTGAT
Above is a window of Runella slithyformis DSM 19594 DNA encoding:
- a CDS encoding GNAT family N-acetyltransferase: MMDITFRTYELSDRTVLKEIFLLNTPKYFAPEELGDFLDYLDIFGDDYVVALVDNQIVGGGGYWIRSSDHQGGLSWAFLHPDAQGTGVGKALATYRIDQIKASGEAKTILVETSQHSFGFYEKLGFTLLSHQPDYWAPGIDLYSAVLDLEK
- a CDS encoding ferredoxin--NADP reductase, whose amino-acid sequence is MSIKYYHLKVKEVIKETEEAVTIAFWHPLSEMIKYKPGQFLTLLVTVDGQKVRRSYSMSSSPHTDTAPAVTVKRVPGGLVSNWLIDHVKADDFIEVIEPMGHFMVEPDARNARTVVLIGAGSGITPLMSIAKSLLKIEAESRVILLYGNRDEASIIFRAQLAEMTQQFGARFVLKYTLSQPANGWAGHEGRLNRPHILKLLEEVEDFVPTAAEYYLCGPDGMMAEAKEALALLNVPEEKVHKESFGTAHTVGEVVEQEDDGSLKAQEITVLYEGSEYKFTVEPHQTILEAALELDIDLPYSCQAGMCTACMGKCTSGKVHLDEDDGLTKSELAAGYILTCVAHPLSKDVVVEIE
- a CDS encoding HesB/IscA family protein; amino-acid sequence: MVTVTDKAKDKIFELRKEEGRPEDSHIRVGVVGGGCSGLMYNLEFDSEKQPTDMEFVDKGVKIVVDKKSILYLAGTVLDFSDGLNGKGFQFVNPNASRTCGCGESFAV
- a CDS encoding FAD-binding protein, yielding MNKRTFLKTSSVFLTGTMLINLISCKKAEARTNWAGNLTYSTDNVHTPETVAELQDAIKNCQKVRALGTKHCFNTIADSTENQISTGAFNKITSLDKEKNTVTVEAGIKYGELCNYLDDNGYALPNLASLPHISVAGACATSTHGSGIKNGSLATAVSAMELVNGKGEVVNLSREKDGDEFLTAMVGLGAIGIVTKMTLDLQPTFKMKQVVYQNLPMAALEKNFEAIMSGGYSVSLFTDWTNKNVSEVWIKSKAEEMKEIAPEYFGATLATKNLHPIEALDPINCTDQMGVEGPWYERMPHFKMGFTPSSGKELQSEYFIAFEHAYEGFMAIEKLHEKVSPHLMISEIRAIAADDLFMSPFYKKTCVAFHFTWKQEIPEVMQLLPLIEEALAPFHPRPHWGKLFTLKPSVLQSRIEKLPEFKALMAKHDPEGKFRNEFIEMNLFGEV